The following coding sequences lie in one Arachis ipaensis cultivar K30076 chromosome B05, Araip1.1, whole genome shotgun sequence genomic window:
- the LOC107642158 gene encoding 50S ribosomal protein L12, chloroplastic, with the protein MAATTALSTLTLSYPTPSSPYPAHPLSKTTTVHFPFATTATTTLTRRAASLGPISAVSAPEKIENLGAEISGLTLEEAKTLVDYLQDKLGVSAASFAPAAVVAAPGASSGGESAAAVEEKTEFDVVIEDVPSNARIAVIKAVRGLTSLALKEAKELIEGLPKKFKEGVSKEEAEEAKKQLEEAGAKITIA; encoded by the exons ATGGCAGCAACGACCGCACTTTCAACACTAACATTATCTTATCCTACACCCTCCTCTCCTTATCCTGCGCACCCCCTCTCCAAAACCACCACCGTCCACTTCCCCTTCGCTACAACAGCCAC CACCACTCTCACCCGCCGCGCCGCCTCACTCGGCCCTATCTCCGCCGTCTCGGCGCCGGAGAAGATCGAGAACCTCGGTGCCGAGATCTCCGGCCTCACATTGGAAGAAGCCAAGACTCTCGTGGACTATCTCCAGGACAAGCTCGGCGTATCCGCGGCGTCGTTCGCGCCTGCCGCCGTGGTGGCCGCACCGGGCGCATCAAGCGGCGGAGAAAGCGCCGCTGCGGTGGAGGAGAAAACGGAGTTCGACGTGGTAATTGAGGATGTTCCGAGCAACGCGAGAATCGCAGTAATCAAAGCGGTGAGAGGATTGACGAGTTTGGCGCTGAAGGAAGCGAAGGAATTAATCGAAGGTTTGCCGAAGAAGTTCAAAGAAGGAGTTTCGAAGGAAGAAGCTGAAGAAGCTAAGAAGCAACTTGAAGAAGCTGGTGCTAAGATCACAATCGCTTAG